A single window of Paenibacillus sp. FSL H8-0537 DNA harbors:
- a CDS encoding extracellular solute-binding protein, whose amino-acid sequence MLNKLKKPFTVLMSATMLAGVLAACGNNTEAGTTNSSSDSFYSAGFENGKYTEPVSITTVFPIGSNVKFKNGENIDNNVHTKWAKETLGIDIKYLWTVSEQNNAYQTKLRLMLTSGQEMPDIVAFRGEPTLISDLIESGQFTDAGELFDKYASETYKQAMAEDPSVWNPYIRDGKRMGIPILENAYNNDPVMYIREDWLKAVNLKAPTTLDELEKVMDAFVNQDPDKNGEKDTTALSVGFKVNLNTWMSDSGWIFGMFGAMPNQWNLGADGTLLYGSIQPEMKPALAKMQEWMAKGYIDKEAGLYDEVKATEAFTAGKSGIIVGPYWMTGWPIPDLLKNVKGADYKAYPLPAGPDGKIGRHGTSTSTGAVLINKDMKNKDAFFVYQNYLFDNWANPKEGGEFENGFAENYDFALDPNGKPYPATETDKVPGGWVDPIRYTLTFDGAIIPSLRLNTLAKLAGGAEPTTRFEKNMSLSLPKQLEAAKIVIDQKAATMPQMFTGVPTKTQLSKNDMLTKLEKEVLNKIIYGKVSVDEFDSFVEQYLASGGKKVTEEVNEWYATVK is encoded by the coding sequence ATGTTGAACAAGCTTAAAAAGCCTTTTACCGTACTGATGTCTGCTACGATGCTTGCTGGCGTACTTGCAGCTTGCGGCAATAACACAGAGGCAGGCACAACAAATAGCAGCAGCGACAGCTTTTATTCCGCAGGCTTTGAGAATGGGAAGTATACCGAGCCCGTTTCCATTACTACTGTATTTCCAATCGGCAGCAATGTGAAGTTTAAAAATGGCGAAAACATCGACAACAATGTTCATACGAAATGGGCAAAAGAGACACTCGGCATTGACATTAAATATTTATGGACCGTCAGCGAGCAAAATAATGCTTATCAAACGAAACTCCGTTTAATGCTTACATCAGGCCAGGAGATGCCGGATATTGTTGCCTTCCGCGGCGAGCCGACACTTATCAGCGATTTAATTGAATCCGGACAATTTACGGATGCGGGAGAATTATTCGACAAATACGCATCCGAAACGTATAAGCAGGCGATGGCAGAAGATCCATCAGTATGGAACCCTTATATTCGCGATGGCAAACGGATGGGTATTCCAATATTGGAGAACGCCTACAATAACGACCCAGTTATGTACATTCGTGAGGACTGGCTGAAGGCGGTCAACCTTAAAGCGCCAACTACGCTGGATGAGCTGGAGAAGGTTATGGACGCATTCGTCAACCAGGACCCAGATAAAAATGGCGAGAAAGATACGACGGCCCTTTCTGTAGGCTTCAAAGTCAACCTGAATACATGGATGTCTGATTCAGGCTGGATTTTTGGCATGTTTGGCGCTATGCCGAATCAATGGAACTTGGGAGCGGACGGAACGCTGCTGTATGGCTCTATCCAACCGGAAATGAAGCCAGCGCTGGCCAAAATGCAGGAATGGATGGCAAAGGGCTACATTGACAAAGAAGCGGGCCTCTATGATGAGGTTAAGGCGACAGAAGCATTCACGGCAGGTAAATCCGGTATTATCGTCGGTCCTTACTGGATGACAGGCTGGCCGATCCCTGATCTGCTGAAAAACGTTAAAGGCGCGGACTACAAAGCTTATCCACTGCCAGCAGGCCCGGACGGCAAGATTGGACGTCATGGCACCTCAACGAGTACAGGCGCGGTTCTGATTAATAAAGATATGAAAAATAAAGATGCCTTTTTCGTTTACCAGAATTATTTGTTCGACAATTGGGCGAATCCGAAAGAAGGCGGAGAGTTTGAAAATGGCTTCGCTGAAAACTATGATTTTGCGCTCGATCCGAATGGAAAACCTTATCCTGCTACGGAAACCGATAAAGTTCCTGGCGGCTGGGTCGATCCGATTCGTTACACATTGACGTTCGACGGTGCTATTATTCCATCCCTGCGTCTCAACACGCTAGCTAAGCTGGCAGGTGGAGCAGAGCCAACGACACGGTTCGAGAAAAACATGTCGTTGTCGCTTCCAAAGCAGCTTGAGGCAGCTAAAATCGTCATAGATCAGAAGGCTGCCACGATGCCACAGATGTTTACAGGCGTTCCTACGAAAACACAGCTGTCGAAAAACGATATGCTGACTAAGCTGGAGAAGGAAGTTTTGAATAAAATCATTTACGGCAAAGTATCGGTGGACGAGTTTGACAGCTTTGTGGAGCAGTATCTCGCCTCTGGCGGCAAGAAAGTGACTGAGGAAGTCAATGAATGGTATGCTACGGTTAAGTAA
- a CDS encoding ABC transporter permease subunit produces MKHSSTQAVEKTASVPSLPGSGKSGKWRRTIVLDLLLLPAVILTLVFAYIPMSGLVIAFQDFKPWLGFAKSSWIGLEHFEYLFSTKENMQVIWNTLIIAGMKVVGGLIAPLVFALLLNEVRKAAFKRTVQTFVYLPHFLSWVILGGILIDMLSTKGLINQFLVAVFHIEPIFFLGEGNWFRFVVVVSDIWKEFGFGAIIFLASLAGINPSLYEAAEVDGANRWQQTWSITLPSLIPIMIVVGTLSLGNILNAGFDQIFNLYNALVFDKGDIIDTFVYRVGIVDGKFGFSAAVGLFKSVVGFVLIVAAYRAAYKFANYRIF; encoded by the coding sequence ATGAAGCATTCAAGTACCCAGGCAGTGGAAAAAACAGCAAGCGTACCATCGCTTCCAGGTTCAGGAAAGAGTGGGAAGTGGAGAAGGACAATTGTGCTGGATTTGCTGCTGCTGCCGGCGGTCATTTTAACATTAGTTTTTGCTTATATTCCGATGAGCGGTCTTGTTATTGCTTTTCAGGACTTTAAGCCATGGCTGGGCTTCGCCAAATCATCGTGGATTGGTCTTGAGCATTTCGAATACCTGTTTAGCACAAAAGAGAATATGCAGGTTATCTGGAATACGCTCATTATTGCCGGAATGAAGGTTGTTGGCGGGCTGATTGCCCCGCTCGTATTTGCTCTTCTATTAAATGAAGTTAGAAAAGCGGCATTTAAACGGACCGTGCAAACCTTCGTCTACTTGCCGCATTTTCTCTCATGGGTTATTTTGGGCGGCATTCTGATCGACATGCTTTCGACTAAGGGGCTAATCAATCAGTTTTTAGTAGCAGTGTTTCACATCGAGCCGATTTTCTTTCTTGGTGAAGGCAATTGGTTCCGCTTCGTCGTTGTTGTCAGTGATATTTGGAAGGAATTCGGCTTTGGCGCCATTATTTTTCTAGCCTCGCTTGCCGGTATTAATCCTTCGCTGTATGAAGCGGCGGAAGTAGATGGCGCGAATAGATGGCAGCAAACATGGTCGATTACACTGCCATCACTTATTCCGATTATGATCGTAGTAGGAACGCTGTCACTAGGCAATATTTTGAACGCGGGCTTCGATCAAATTTTCAATCTGTATAATGCATTGGTATTTGATAAAGGTGATATTATTGATACTTTCGTGTATCGCGTCGGAATTGTGGATGGCAAGTTCGGATTCTCCGCTGCGGTTGGACTGTTTAAATCAGTCGTTGGCTTCGTACTGATCGTCGCAGCTTATCGCGCTGCATACAAATTCGCCAATTACCGCATTTTTTAG
- a CDS encoding histidine kinase yields MLRGQAAKGGFSIFQKLALGLMLMFLSIVIIFWWIYQLNVKDIQTELRKNKLGEVKFMTSQLSSQFEQILMNAIVLSEDQTVRSYPYILERGDDYAKYEMKLAIIDKLALNSASTSWNNTVILYYPDQRETVSSDPSFSFQKFELPDEPLNQWTIHMEANGEGYYSHLTKGHLGPLYIETRISLDNLRKMMNQYLSGTPLLYDAHQSVAIRNDKSNALANADSRTLPLIKGHSGFITLEENQTEYLLSYMKLDMVELYFIDYHPITQLIKPISRNNTLFVIALVALLLISLIYSLILHNQVRTPIIGLRKAIDRFDRGDYSSRVGSLHTKEFGMLGNSFNRMAEHTQFLIEQVLLGDLSIQEARLKQYQAQINPHFLYNCLNYIQSKASIKDHAAVTAMTLELASYCRYINKIEEIDSTLQEELNFVKHYLSIMHMRKKSINFTIEVDASLSFIRIPRMILQPLVENCIKHGIEPSLHPGLIEIQAEEDDQEIRIYIRDNGVGISEERLTVIGKHMEEFMHHAEDAIGTGIRNVNQRLRLYFGKSSGLALQLPPSGGTCYIITIQKQEEEHAANIVS; encoded by the coding sequence ATGTTAAGAGGACAGGCCGCAAAGGGCGGTTTTTCAATTTTTCAAAAGCTGGCGCTCGGCTTAATGCTGATGTTTTTGTCTATCGTCATTATCTTCTGGTGGATTTATCAGCTTAATGTAAAGGATATTCAAACCGAGCTGCGCAAAAACAAACTGGGCGAGGTGAAATTCATGACCTCACAGCTATCCAGCCAGTTTGAACAAATTTTAATGAATGCGATCGTTTTGTCGGAGGACCAGACGGTTCGCAGCTACCCGTATATTTTGGAGCGGGGCGATGATTATGCAAAATATGAGATGAAGCTTGCCATTATTGACAAGTTGGCCTTAAACAGCGCTTCTACCTCCTGGAACAATACCGTTATTTTATATTATCCCGACCAGAGGGAAACCGTATCCTCTGATCCCAGCTTCTCATTTCAAAAATTTGAGTTGCCGGATGAACCACTTAATCAGTGGACGATCCATATGGAAGCGAATGGAGAGGGTTACTATTCCCATTTAACCAAAGGCCATCTCGGACCGCTGTATATTGAGACCAGAATTTCACTCGACAATTTGCGGAAAATGATGAATCAATACCTCTCGGGAACGCCGCTGCTTTACGACGCTCATCAATCGGTGGCAATCCGCAATGACAAGTCAAACGCCTTGGCGAATGCTGACAGCCGGACTCTTCCACTCATCAAAGGACACAGTGGATTCATCACCTTGGAGGAAAATCAAACGGAATATTTGCTCAGCTATATGAAGCTAGATATGGTGGAGCTTTATTTTATTGACTATCATCCGATTACCCAGCTCATTAAGCCGATTTCACGAAATAATACACTGTTCGTTATCGCCCTTGTCGCGCTGCTGCTTATATCGCTTATATACAGCCTCATTCTTCACAATCAAGTACGTACGCCCATTATAGGCCTGAGAAAAGCGATAGACCGCTTTGATCGCGGCGATTATTCCAGCCGGGTCGGGTCCTTGCATACGAAAGAATTTGGCATGCTGGGGAATTCCTTCAACCGAATGGCCGAGCATACCCAGTTTCTCATTGAGCAGGTGCTGCTAGGCGACTTATCCATTCAGGAGGCGAGGCTTAAGCAATACCAAGCGCAAATTAATCCTCATTTTCTGTATAACTGTCTAAACTACATCCAGAGCAAGGCCAGCATTAAAGATCACGCTGCGGTGACAGCAATGACGCTGGAGCTCGCTTCTTACTGCCGTTACATTAACAAAATCGAAGAAATCGACTCTACGCTTCAAGAGGAGTTGAATTTTGTTAAACATTATCTTTCCATCATGCATATGCGAAAAAAATCGATCAACTTCACGATTGAAGTTGACGCAAGCCTATCATTCATTCGCATACCCAGAATGATTCTTCAGCCGCTGGTTGAAAACTGCATTAAGCACGGAATTGAGCCTTCCTTGCATCCCGGGCTTATAGAAATCCAAGCCGAGGAAGACGATCAGGAAATTCGCATTTATATCAGGGATAACGGGGTAGGTATAAGCGAGGAGCGGCTGACTGTCATTGGTAAGCATATGGAGGAGTTTATGCATCATGCGGAGGATGCCATTGGGACTGGCATTCGCAACGTCAACCAACGGCTGCGGCTTTATTTTGGCAAAAGCTCAGGGCTAGCGTTACAGCTTCCTCCGTCAGGCGGCACCTGCTATATCATTACCATTCAAAAACAGGAGGAAGAACATGCTGCAAATATTGTTAGTTGA
- a CDS encoding response regulator, whose protein sequence is MLQILLVDDESYVIDDLEIAFPWSDYGIDKIHKAYSGMAALQIIDSQSIDIVITDIAMPGMNGLELIKQVRDRGRSIPCILLTGFAEFEYAREAIEQGVVEYLIKPLDQEKLAVCLTKTIRLIELQLEKAASYEQAMITFREHLPSLKDKLLNQLIQGTRFSTETLNDRLSGCQLAFRDGDHIFLVLVRLEEQFTRYSLNSLQLFEYAVTNIACELFEDSFDIWHCRDSYDYLVFLLRPKQEEVLPTTDFLNKLLKHRSLQLHHNVNEYLKGGISVILASPGKLQQDIRDMYEHATSALKKQVGKGSGYFLSLSEQPQAVFIRSLHVLYEPPALNHLLELGQWEAFEERLRQIEAAYSSLSEQTEEHLEEIRSLLMSAFHYIAHKNHSLLSDLVGQELVYSRMFRSVTQLIEWAEELCHTLRTRLEEQSLNEQNTVIQAIQVFVSTHLPTLSLQSIADHVGLHPVYVSKLFKQLKGISLSEYILGVKMDLAIYLLRHSSDKIYEISDKLGYSNSQYFIKVFRDKFDMTPQEYRELA, encoded by the coding sequence ATGCTGCAAATATTGTTAGTTGATGATGAATCTTATGTAATTGATGATTTGGAAATCGCTTTTCCATGGAGCGACTATGGGATAGATAAAATTCATAAAGCCTATTCAGGTATGGCCGCGCTTCAAATCATTGACAGCCAGTCCATTGACATTGTCATTACTGACATTGCCATGCCTGGCATGAATGGATTGGAGCTAATCAAACAAGTTAGAGACCGCGGGAGAAGCATCCCCTGCATTTTGCTGACCGGCTTTGCGGAATTTGAATATGCGAGAGAAGCAATTGAGCAAGGGGTTGTTGAATATTTAATTAAGCCTCTAGATCAGGAAAAGCTTGCCGTCTGTCTGACAAAAACGATACGTCTAATCGAGCTTCAGCTTGAGAAAGCAGCCTCCTATGAGCAAGCAATGATTACGTTTCGCGAGCATCTGCCTTCATTAAAAGACAAGCTGCTGAATCAGCTGATTCAGGGAACTCGTTTTAGCACAGAAACATTAAATGATAGGCTGTCAGGCTGCCAGCTCGCTTTTCGCGATGGGGATCATATATTTTTGGTACTCGTTCGTCTGGAGGAGCAATTCACACGCTACAGCTTGAACAGCCTGCAGCTCTTCGAATATGCAGTAACCAATATTGCCTGTGAGCTGTTTGAGGACAGCTTTGATATCTGGCATTGTCGGGACAGCTACGACTATCTTGTTTTTCTGCTGCGACCGAAGCAGGAGGAAGTACTGCCTACAACCGATTTTCTGAATAAGCTGCTCAAACACCGATCGCTTCAACTCCATCACAATGTCAACGAATATTTGAAGGGCGGCATTTCGGTCATTCTTGCCTCTCCAGGCAAGCTTCAGCAGGACATTCGCGACATGTATGAGCATGCTACCTCGGCATTAAAGAAGCAGGTTGGCAAGGGAAGCGGGTATTTTCTATCGCTTTCGGAGCAGCCACAGGCGGTGTTCATTCGCTCGCTGCATGTGCTTTATGAGCCTCCAGCGCTCAATCATTTGCTAGAGCTGGGACAATGGGAGGCCTTTGAGGAGCGCTTGCGGCAAATCGAAGCTGCCTATTCTTCCTTATCCGAGCAAACGGAGGAGCATCTAGAAGAGATCAGAAGTCTGCTAATGTCCGCCTTTCATTATATCGCGCATAAAAATCACTCGCTATTATCCGATCTGGTGGGGCAGGAGCTCGTGTATAGCCGGATGTTCCGATCGGTAACCCAACTAATCGAATGGGCTGAGGAGCTTTGCCATACACTGCGCACAAGGCTGGAGGAGCAATCCCTCAATGAGCAAAATACCGTTATACAAGCCATTCAGGTGTTTGTTTCCACTCATTTGCCTACGCTCAGCCTTCAGTCGATAGCCGATCATGTTGGGCTGCATCCGGTCTATGTATCCAAGCTGTTCAAGCAGCTAAAGGGCATTAGCCTAAGTGAGTACATTCTCGGAGTTAAAATGGATCTTGCCATCTATTTGCTCCGCCATTCCAGCGATAAAATTTATGAAATTTCCGATAAGCTCGGCTATTCCAATTCGCAATATTTCATTAAAGTTTTCCGTGATAAATTCGACATGACACCGCAGGAATACCGGGAACTGGCATAA
- a CDS encoding glycoside hydrolase family 3 C-terminal domain-containing protein encodes MTRNIQDIVAQMTLEEKAGLCSGLDFWHLKGVERLGVPSIMVTDGPHGLRKQQTGADHLGIFDSVPATCFPSAAGLACSWDEELIGKVGVALGEECQAEDVAVLLGPGVNIKRSPLCGRNFEYFSEDPFLSSEMAAGHINGVQSQGVGTSLKHFAVNNQEHRRMSTDAVVDERTLREIYLASFEGAVKKAQPWTVMCSYNQVNGAFASENVKLLTDILKDEWGHEGFVVSDWGAVNERDLSLAAGMELEMPASNGVGEKKVLDAIGNGTLTEEALDRAVTRLLRIIFKSVDEKVKDATYDKDAHHQLARTVASESMVLLKNKGGLLPLAKNSRVAVIGAFAEKPRFQGGGSSHIVPTKLDNPVEEIKTLVSDASAVVYAQGYHAGDDALDEALIEEAKLAASEAEVAVIFAGLPDRYESEGYDREHLNLPENQNKLIEAVASVQSRVVVVLLNGSAVLLPWLDQVDAVLEGYLGGQAVGGAVADLLFGEVNPSGKLAETFPLKLSDNPSFLNFPGEGDRVEYKEGIFVGYRYYDKKELDVLFPFGFGLSYTTFAYSDLLLSAASIKDTDEVEITVNVTNTGSVAGKEVVQLYVKDVASTVNRPEKELKGFKKVALAPGETKTVSFVLNKRSFAYYNVDIKDWHVESGEFAILVGHSSQEIVLEATLAVESTVKLKKHYSQNTTLGDLYNNEEATAILQPYMKKFQENSPLASVDEDDAHAEMMVKMMQYMPLRNLMAFGGDAFTKDMLDQLIVELNSL; translated from the coding sequence TTGACGAGAAACATTCAGGATATCGTAGCTCAAATGACGCTGGAGGAAAAGGCAGGGCTTTGCTCGGGTCTGGACTTCTGGCATTTGAAAGGTGTCGAGCGTCTAGGCGTACCTTCCATTATGGTAACGGATGGACCACACGGCTTGCGTAAGCAGCAAACGGGTGCGGATCATCTAGGGATTTTCGACAGCGTACCGGCAACCTGCTTCCCTTCCGCTGCAGGACTTGCCTGCTCATGGGATGAAGAGCTGATTGGCAAAGTCGGCGTCGCGCTTGGTGAAGAATGCCAGGCCGAAGATGTTGCCGTCCTGCTTGGGCCAGGCGTGAACATTAAGCGTTCCCCACTATGTGGACGCAATTTCGAATATTTTTCTGAAGATCCGTTTTTGTCCTCCGAGATGGCGGCAGGTCATATCAACGGTGTACAAAGCCAAGGCGTCGGAACGTCGCTCAAGCATTTTGCGGTAAACAATCAGGAGCATCGCCGGATGTCGACCGATGCGGTCGTCGATGAGCGCACGCTTCGTGAAATTTATTTGGCAAGCTTCGAGGGCGCAGTGAAGAAAGCGCAGCCTTGGACGGTTATGTGCTCGTACAATCAAGTGAATGGCGCCTTTGCTTCCGAGAATGTAAAGCTGCTTACGGATATTTTGAAGGATGAATGGGGCCATGAAGGTTTTGTCGTTTCCGATTGGGGCGCAGTTAATGAGCGTGACCTGTCGCTTGCAGCAGGCATGGAGCTGGAAATGCCCGCAAGCAACGGCGTAGGCGAGAAAAAAGTACTTGATGCGATCGGCAATGGCACTTTGACTGAGGAAGCACTGGACCGTGCCGTAACTCGTCTGCTTCGCATTATTTTCAAATCGGTGGATGAGAAAGTCAAGGATGCTACGTATGACAAAGACGCGCATCACCAGTTGGCTAGAACGGTTGCTAGCGAGAGCATGGTATTGCTGAAAAATAAAGGCGGCTTGCTTCCGCTTGCGAAAAACAGCCGTGTAGCGGTTATCGGCGCTTTCGCCGAGAAACCAAGATTCCAAGGCGGCGGCAGCTCCCATATCGTACCGACAAAGCTGGATAACCCAGTCGAAGAAATTAAAACGCTCGTTAGCGATGCATCGGCTGTTGTTTATGCGCAAGGCTATCACGCAGGTGATGATGCGCTTGATGAAGCGCTGATCGAAGAAGCGAAGCTTGCTGCAAGCGAGGCGGAGGTTGCTGTTATTTTTGCCGGCCTGCCTGATCGTTATGAATCAGAAGGATATGATCGCGAACATCTCAACCTGCCTGAAAATCAAAATAAGCTGATTGAAGCTGTTGCCAGCGTTCAAAGCCGCGTCGTAGTTGTATTACTCAATGGATCGGCAGTGCTGCTGCCATGGCTGGATCAAGTAGATGCAGTGCTTGAAGGTTATCTTGGCGGTCAAGCTGTTGGCGGAGCCGTAGCAGATTTGCTGTTTGGAGAAGTGAATCCATCCGGCAAGCTGGCAGAGACATTCCCGCTGAAGCTGAGCGACAACCCTTCATTCCTGAATTTCCCAGGTGAAGGCGACCGCGTTGAATACAAAGAAGGTATTTTCGTAGGCTACCGTTATTATGACAAAAAGGAACTAGATGTTCTGTTCCCATTTGGATTTGGTCTGAGCTACACGACGTTTGCTTACAGCGATTTGTTGCTAAGCGCGGCCAGCATCAAGGATACAGACGAGGTTGAAATAACGGTTAATGTAACCAATACAGGCAGCGTAGCAGGCAAAGAGGTTGTACAGCTTTATGTGAAGGATGTTGCAAGCACGGTCAATCGCCCAGAGAAAGAGCTGAAAGGCTTTAAGAAGGTTGCACTCGCACCTGGCGAGACAAAGACGGTAAGCTTTGTGCTGAATAAGCGCTCCTTTGCCTACTACAATGTAGACATTAAGGATTGGCATGTGGAAAGCGGTGAATTCGCGATTTTGGTGGGACATTCCTCGCAGGAAATCGTTCTTGAAGCGACACTTGCAGTTGAATCTACTGTTAAATTGAAAAAGCATTATTCGCAAAATACGACGCTTGGCGATCTGTATAACAACGAAGAAGCAACGGCTATTCTGCAGCCATATATGAAAAAGTTCCAAGAAAACAGCCCGCTCGCCAGCGTAGATGAAGATGATGCCCATGCGGAAATGATGGTTAAAATGATGCAATACATGCCGCTTCGCAACCTGATGGCATTCGGTGGCGATGCCTTCACCAAAGACATGCTGGACCAATTAATTGTAGAGTTGAACAGCTTATAA
- a CDS encoding carbohydrate ABC transporter permease, whose translation MYHKTKSYKVFSIFNYTLLAVLSLVCLIPLIHILAVSFSGKAPANANLVGLLPVQFTIDAYSQTLANENFLRSLWVSFVRTGLGTLISMIVVICAAYPLSKENSNFKRKKVYTWFFVFTMLFNGGLIPFYILIQKLNMMNTLWVLILPGAVSVWNMILLLNFFKNVPKELEEAAFIDGAGYLRTLVSVYLPVSMPAIATISLFAMVGHWNSWFDGLIFMTDHKNYPLATFLQTIIVQQDFSKVSVRPEDLESISQRTVKAAQIFIGMAPILFVYPFLQRFFVKGIVIGAVKE comes from the coding sequence ATGTACCACAAAACCAAGTCTTATAAAGTATTTTCAATTTTTAATTATACGCTTCTTGCTGTACTGTCGCTGGTCTGTCTGATTCCGCTCATCCATATTCTCGCCGTTTCGTTTAGTGGCAAAGCCCCGGCAAATGCCAATCTCGTTGGGCTGCTGCCGGTGCAATTTACAATTGATGCTTACTCCCAAACGCTGGCCAATGAAAATTTTCTACGGTCGCTGTGGGTTTCATTTGTCAGAACGGGGCTCGGAACGCTGATCAGCATGATCGTCGTGATCTGTGCGGCTTATCCATTGTCCAAGGAAAATAGTAATTTCAAACGCAAAAAAGTGTATACATGGTTTTTTGTGTTCACGATGCTTTTCAACGGTGGACTCATTCCTTTCTATATTCTGATTCAGAAGCTGAATATGATGAATACGCTGTGGGTACTTATCCTGCCAGGAGCGGTGTCGGTATGGAATATGATTTTGCTGCTTAACTTCTTCAAGAACGTGCCGAAGGAGCTGGAGGAGGCTGCATTTATCGATGGGGCGGGCTATTTAAGAACGCTGGTCAGCGTATATCTTCCGGTCTCCATGCCAGCAATTGCTACCATTTCGTTGTTTGCGATGGTCGGTCACTGGAATTCATGGTTCGACGGACTGATCTTTATGACCGATCATAAAAACTATCCACTGGCAACCTTCCTGCAAACGATCATCGTCCAGCAGGATTTCAGCAAAGTGTCGGTACGCCCCGAGGATTTGGAAAGTATTTCACAAAGAACGGTGAAGGCAGCACAAATCTTCATCGGGATGGCACCTATATTGTTCGTATATCCGTTCCTGCAGCGCTTTTTCGTAAAGGGCATCGTCATTGGGGCGGTCAAGGAATAG